From the Juglans microcarpa x Juglans regia isolate MS1-56 chromosome 7D, Jm3101_v1.0, whole genome shotgun sequence genome, the window TTGTAGGAGCTTGTGTGAGGTCCACCCATCCATCGGAAGTCTCAAACAATTAAAAACAATTGACAATTCATTGGTGTTCAAGCCTTGAGAAGTTACCAGACCTGAGTAGTTTGGAATGCCTTACCTATAGCTACTTTTATAAGGCAAATGCCATCTGTCAATATAGGGCCCAAGAGCAATATCGGTTACGTTTGGGCTGTTTTTCATGGAACCAAGTTGTTGCGACAGCAAAGTAGACAATTAGATATCATTTTACGTGTAGAAGATACTTTAGACAGCGaaggagaaaatatttttgacacgGCAAGGGGAGTTGTTTCGGCTTTAGATGACTATTCGGTGacttctctcattcttttctttagaaacaaataaaatatgtcagaaaaatgctttaataaaaaaatatttcattttacaaataaaaaaattaatcatcgCCTTGCAATTGCTTTATTTTTGCTGCAATTAACATATCTTTTTGGGGTTATTTTTACAGCTCAGGTTAAGTGGATGGTCTATGATGGCAAGCCATTGCGCGCCGGCGTGTTTCCAGTATAGGTTCCAGAATACGAATCCGGAGATGGGGTATGTTTGCTTTAGTGTCCGTGATTGTGGTCAATTACGAGATCCTTCAATTTACTCGAGATTCAGGAGACGGACGACAGCGTTGAGGCCACCCAACTTAGAGTTGTGGCTGAATCTATTTTAATGCTTGCTGTTATGGaagcttcattttttttttcttttaaacttttGAATCCTCAAATAATTTGCAGTGGATTTAAATTTTGTCAATCTTTTTTAGTGATCatcattttgaataaataaatcaagACCAATgcaaaatgattttgttttttaaaggaAGGTATTTCCGAAATAGCAGGTACTCATTGAGCACGTGACAAGTGAATGAACATATAAGGGCTTGTGGTGGGTTACCACCATAAACAAGGcttaaataaacatatatatggaGGGTCACATACTTAGTATGACAAATCTAGAAGAATTAACAGACAAAATTAGCAAGAAACTTGGTAATGGCCGGCTCCATTTTATCAATTAGAATGTGTAGATGAAATGGCGTGATTATCCCTATGATCTCCTTGGAAGACGGACACACTCtgtataataattaagaataatactATTATGCCTTTTCAATTTGTCCATTCATTTTCGCTCATACATTgaaaattattagtatattgatatatatttttatttttttaaaatgtttaaatatgtttaaaaaatatgtttaaaaaatgtttgaaataaaaagtaaaaaaaaaaaatatagaaaagtgCAATTTGCACTAGAGGCACACCAAGTGAACAAATTGAGAAGGCATAGTAACACTactcatatattaatattatgtaAGATTGATAAACGTGtatgataataattatttaagaaaattaaaaaaatacttagaaaaaaaaaactcaaatgcCTTCGTGTTAACTTTACTTTCaggcttggtttggatacataaacactttcaattcatctcatctcatcattataatttgtctaaactcttatataaaatatcataaataatttaatttttcaaatcttaaaataataatattaaaaaataatattttgttcaactcatctaaaatcatctcacctcatctaaCTATCTCCACGAGTTAAGTCATTTGATTGTCCAACACGCTCGACGGGTGTAACAATGTACATGATTATTTGtgttttagttaaaattaaagttctAAAGTGGGTGGAAGCCACCCTGAAAATTACGTACATACACGCTTGTAAGCAATGCATTCCATGGCCGATAGTTGATGCTGCATCTACTTTGAACTTTCCATCTCAGGTTGACCAGTACTGGTactacttcttttcttttttcttttttaatttttcttaataattaaggaaataattattagtaaaattatatatatatatttttaattttttcttaatgattaaagatgttaaaataatactttaaaaaattttaaaaaaaattaaatatattataaaataatgaaaagatggTAAGAGAGTAACAAGATTACCATTATCCTCCTTTGAGTTAAGGAGAAGCAAAGCTACGTAGAACCTTGGTGTGCAAATTTATTGGCCCTATGCGTTtaaaatttttgtctttttgtatGCATTATTAGGCtctgtttagatattgaactaagttgagttgagttaaaataatatatacaaaaactTGTGAGGAATTCGTCTTCTGTATGTGATTTTTCTATACCAATCATTTCTGCAAATACCTTGAGGTGCCTCAATTTGCCAATTCATGTTACTTGCTTTTTTCAATGAAATAATTAGAAGTTTCATTGAGTTTAGGGTACAATGGAAGTATGGAATTCCTTTAGCTATTAACATAAAGTTCATTATGCTATATATCCTCAATGGAAGGCTGAGGAAATAATTAATGGCCAAAACAAGAAAGCGTGAGGAAGGTTAGGGTCTCCAGTTCCATCAGATGCCATTAACATAAAGTTCATTATGCTATACATCCTCAGATTGAGCTGATCAGGAATTTGTCATATCAAGATTGGAAACTTGCATCGTCACTGATGAAGAAATGGAATGAAtcaaagtaaaaggaaaaaaataattagtaaatTTTTCTCACGCATATATGTTTTAATACTTCAAATTTCTATTCATAAGCCGATTTGTGCTTATCTTTaatgtgaaaaaatttaatttataaagaaaaattactgaTTTGAGTCTTGTTTGGGGGTAAATACATTAAGCCCGGCCAAGACCTACTAAGCCCAAATCACCCTCAGGAAGCtaaagggaagaagagaaaatggatAAGGTCAGAAAAAAGGAATAGAAATAGAGTGGAGGGACAGATATTCATGGGGGACAAACAAAAAAGGGAAGGCAAGGtattagagaaaaataaagaaaaagaagaaaggcgGGAAAAAGCAAGTCAAACTCATAAGAGGAGACTTAAAAGTAGCCCTTCATCATCACTCCCaagagccaaaataaaaggaatatGATAGATGAGGCCGTGGAAAATCTACAAGAATATAtagcatcatcttcaacctcagAATGAGAGTTTCaagatattatattttctagaaAAGAGGTCTCCAACCTCTATTATAcagagagaaatgatagatcatgagagactataaaatgTTCATATTGTAGTAGATTTGCTCTCCAAACGACCTGTGGACGatgaaccacataaatctgtgTCTCCATCTCTATttacatttcatatatttaatttctattcattgttatgaatgtatgaatgggCACCGTACCACTGCTTTGGACCATCTCATCTTGTCTTGGACTACCTCAGTGAGCCGTGAAtgactttttctcttattttggcctgttgtacaattttttatattaattaatcttataaatcaaatcgtgtaatattaataattggaCAAAATATCCACACCAACTTGATAATAGAATTACCCTTTAACAATCGGTCGCTAACACAACGAAAGACCGGAAGATTATTAGTGCTGGGTTTGATCTCAATGCATAGTACTGGCATTCCCAATCACAGGTCGACTAACATTTTGTCTTTAAATTAATATGGGCCCAAATATCTGCTCTGCTCATTGCGCGTGGTCAGCGTTGTGGACAGGGCCAGCCCAAGGGATAGGTTACTTGGAAATATCCTAACGCTCCATATTTTATAAAGGCCCCCAAATTACAAATGgctttttcttgattttggcTCTTATAAAAATATGGTATTATAAACAATAAGATGAGGATGATTCCATCTAACACATAGAAAGGAGGCCTAACTTAGGTTTGAATGCTGTTGACAATAATTTTAGGGATTGGCTTAAGTGATAAGACCCTCGATTTTGGTGATATGCTCTTTCCACATCTATTGTTGGACTCTTcagaatgaaaataatttttaagactCATCagattaaagaattttttttttaaattatttgatatgtACTTGCAAAAAACTTCTTATCGAGTATATGTATACCCTAAATTTAGTTGGGATATTATTCCAAAGAATCCAAACACTTggtgccaattaaaaaaagaaaaagaaaaagaatgcttTTGACCATGTAACTTTTTATAAGGTCAATTTATTCTTATTCCCTTCACTTTGTTTCAAGTAATTTTTAGTTTGCTTTATTTAGATAAAAACATCTTAGTGTGTTTGTTTGAATTTACTCAAATTTCCAAAGCAACTAAAGAAGGATTCCTCCTGGAAATAATTTCAAGTAAGAGTTGAGCTGGTAACTGGAAGAGGGGTATAAGCTAGGCCTATGCAGAAAATGTTGTGACCCGGTCCGTCCGTGAGACCCGACTCCACCTGACCCGAAAAAATGGGTTGAAGTAACATGCGGGTCGAACCCGCTGAAACCGACTGCACATTTTAAGGATCTCAATTTCTCAAACCCTAGCTGCCATGAAAACCTTTGCCTTAAGGAAAAATTCAAGGCCATGAAAACCATGATTTACCAAGCTGATGTTCGAGTGAAGGACCCCGTAGGAGGCTGTTGTAGAGCCcacctcttttctttctcccttcGCTTCTCTTCTTCTCCGTCCTCATGCCAATGCCCATCGGTGGAAGATGGATCTACAAGTTTCATGGGTCGTGGGTTTGTGAGTTTTATATGACCACGATGGGTCTATAAGCTGACCCAGTCACAATTGCAAATCTATGTTTCTGTACACATATATGGGTCTGTAAGCTTTATGACTATGTCCCTAACCTCTCTGcgatatatatacatgaacaaTATCAGTTGCGCTAATGCTTCCTGACATGCGCATCCACACACACGAACACACTCTTTCCTCCCACATTGCagatttggtagaaaaatagcAGATCTTGAGCTGTACATGCATAAAATCTTATCTTCGATGCCATGTGAAAAAGGGTGACAGAGGACAGTGAGGATCGCACCTTTTACGTTGATATTTACACGATGCGCACAAGGTTTGATTTGGGTTTGCTTTGTTCTGATTCGCAGTTTTGCGATTTCCTCCTTGTACTTCCAATCTTGGGTCAGGTCAAGGTCGACTTGATTGTGCCAGCATCGGGTCGGACCAAAACACAAATCGGGTTGCTCGGGTTGCAGCCTAATATAAGCAACTTATAGAGGAGGAATAGGGAAAGGGTAATATAGTAGAGAGCTCTCTGCAAAAGATTCAGAAGCTGTTATCTGGGTGTAGAAGTGCCTTGAGCAATTGGAGCAGAAACTTAACAAAGGAGAAGGGTAAGgctattaaagaaaaaactgagCAAATGAAGCTTCTCCAAGAAAAAGAAGGCCTTGAGCATGTGATAGAGAGTAGAAGAATGCAGAAGGAGATTGAAGTACTGCTGCTGGACCAAGAAAACATGAGATGGAAGCATAGGGCAAAAAAACACTGGCTCAAAGAAGGCGACagaaacataaatttttttcatgcatgtgCAAATCAGACCTTACTCTTAGGCCAGGTGGCCAAATTTTGCGATAGCAGTGCCGATTCTGGCGAATATGTAACTGTTGACGACTTTTGCCTACTGAACTGAAGTTCGGTCGTCGAGTACACTCGGCTCAAAATCTAATGGTAGTTGGCTGGAATGTGAAATCAGCCGGAAGTAGTTGGAAAACAACTTTTTCTGCTTCATGTGGAGTAAGAAGTAGATCTCGGccatttgtttggattgaaatattatttaacataaaTTCTCGACCGCAAATTAATACTACAAAATTATGTAAGTTGCCTTCAAAGAAAACAATACATACAAAAGTAGTTCCAAATGCAATCTTTGAGAAATTTCAAATCTTTGTAGAAAAACGACTATTTGTAATGAattatttgcgacgataatAACTGGACgcaaataatcaattttttttttttttgtagtaacGCTTTGAAGAAGATAGTGTACAGTCCTTCCTCCATTTATGCTCCATATATAGCCTCCCGAATCATTGATCATCAAGCTCCAAAGGCTTGAAATATTTCCCATCTATGAGATAAGTACCAATGGCAAGACGAACTGCCCATACATCCTTGGGCTTTCTCGACACAATTCTGCACCAATTGCAACACGTACGAATTATATGTAATATCCACAGTAATTAGTGCATATATATGCAGTGGGGGGATGGAGAAAGATGGATCAAGGATGGATTACCTTCCCACATCTCCAGGCTTGACTAACCCAGAATTCACTCTAAGGCATGGAACTGATGCTGCGGTCTTTATCATTGTGGGAGACTCGATGACAATAACGGGGGACCCTATCTCAAGCTTTGAACTCTTTGCCGCCGGTAACCCTATCTCACCTGGAGTCTCTTTCGATTCACATTTCACTGTAACCGTACATGCTGGAATTCGAGTCTGAATGCTTAGGCGGATTAACGGTACTGAGGTTGAAGGAGTAGTGCCACGAGAGATGGAGCAGCAGCAGGGAATTCTTGTAGtagaagagagagatgatgcCATGAGCATGCAGTAGTACTGATCTAAACTGTCGTACGTACTGTATTAGAAATAAGGATATTGTTTGTGTGGCTCTCGATCTGGAAGTTCTTTGGGTTGgttcttccttttcttgttttatatacgatgaaaaaaataatactttaatcacaaaaatatatttataaacttagtgcaatacattaataaattataatgttaattttattataaaataaatctaacaattCATATgaaacaatattaatttgtgagtttatttttacaaaatctctttataactataacaattatataatatatatatatatagaaagataaatactttagttacaaatgaattacacaaaaagaaatttacaaactgacatgacttgatgcagcacgtcaaattgtaaagttattttttatgtatagtAGATCTAATGCATCACATGAAAgtacatcagtttataaatttacttttgtataatctctttatgtcTATAATAATTCTTATATAGATAAGTTGTGTAGGTGGGTGGATTGGTTCCTCAGCTATCCCTTTACAATTCTTCtacaactttttaataaaataatattatttaaaatatttattttagttttgattttaatttgatgtgtttgaaatttaaaaaattttattttattaataaattgtaaataatgTGTAGTTTGGATTGCAAggctatcatttctcaaattttaaatagaaaatcatgCATAACTTGAAGAACAATCAATCACAtatctattttcatttcatatgaTTTTGTGGGGATTCTCTACATTCCCAATAGTAAATTTTGTCAATCTAACTTTACTGGCCAAAGGAGCTTTGTCAGATTCTTTACCTGATTTGCCATGTCCAAATGTATTGTACTACAGATGTGGCGAGGGAAGCTTTATCAGGATCGTAATTTCCTTTTTCAACATAACCAAAAAGTATTTCTATTTGTTTAGAGAAAAGCTCTCAGCCGGATAGGTTTAAAATCCATTTTTACACCAACCAATGAAATCATGACATGTAGGCGCTCTAGGAAAAAAGAAACTGCACCCGACAACACCCAATCCCCAGCTCATCTCCCTTCCTTTCTCAACACATAACCCTCTCTCCCTTCCTTCCTTCTATTCTCTTATTTCACCAAACCTGCACCAACCTGTCTGCAGTGTTCATCTGTAGCGTTCTCTCCTACACTTGGCGGAAGCACTCATCCTTGATGGAAGCACTCATTTGCAACGTTCTCTCCCACTCCCTTCCTCTCCCCAACAGAAGCCCCAAGGGACGAAAGCCCACTGATGTAGTTACATAAAAGTCTACCTCAAACAATTCCTCTGAACCTCAAACAATCTACCTAAAAGTCTAAAGAATGATCTGTGCTTTcctcaaatatatttaaagaagGATCAATCTGAGACTAGTAACTGAATTTTGTTTGGATTATGAGAGTCTCGGGATGGTTATCTGAAAATCACATTTCAATATTAGATCAAAGACAAAATAAAGAGGAAGGACAAATATGGAGTTGATAGGACTCTGCATCCCCATCTGGATAGGGATACACGTCCTCAGTTTATCCTACAAAGGATTGCAAAATGGATTCCACCtggaaaaactatttttattgctTCAAATGAAAGGACACCTGGATTTTTTCACCTCTCTTTGAAAGGTACATAGCCCACATTTGCCTCCTCTCTTTGTAAGGTAAACATCTCAATAAAAGCTTGAGTGCAGAGATGGGGGAGGGAAAGAGATtcagagggagggagagaggggttTTTTCTCTGAGAACAGCGTGAGAGTGCAGAGATGGTGGAGGGAGAGAGCTtcgaagggagggagagagagagagattgggagATGAGTTGGGAATCGGGTGTTGCTGGGTgcagttttttttctcttggagTGCCTACGTTCACGATTTCATTGGCTAGTGTGAAAATAGGATTTAAACCCATCAGGCTGGGAgcttttttcatttgtttaagCCTTCCTCCTCTTCCAATTTAATAACTCAACATCCACTATCTCATCATGAATCTTGGATTGAATGGAGCTCAAATTGGTAACCTCTACTTGTGCAATGCAACACTCGAGAGGAGGGGGAGCTTCCTAATGTAGGGGTTAATGTGTTGCAATAAGTTTTCAAGTTCTAGTAGAAAGCTTGAGCAGATAAGGAAACCCAAAACAGCTTttgaatcactttcaataataaGCTTAGGGATGCCCAAATGAAAGATGAATCGTAGTCCTCACAAAACTGTTTGGGCTTGTGTGCTTTCTACTTCTTGCTCCCCATATTCAAATTTGCAAATTGTCATTACCACTTGTCCTTGATCATCTCGGAGAATAGCACcaacaccatattttttttggtcTCTAAAGATAGCACCATCCACATtcattttagaataatttttctcatcaaccactattcactactccacatcttatgaaaaaaaaaactgtcaggTGTGGAGTGggggtgaatagtgactgatgtatagcAAAATCCATCATGACCAAGACTGAGAGCTCCATCAACAGACTTCAAAGCATTCACAATTTTATCTTGATGGACAAAAACATTTCTCCTATACCACAAGCTTCATGCTATTGCAAAGAATTCTCCCAAATCTAAAATGGAATAATTTTGCTTTagtatcaaaacaaaacttCCAAAGCTGTCCAGCATGCATGTCTTTCTGGAATCATGTTTCGGAAGTAAGTATGCCACACTGCTTTGATCTCAATACAGTCAGTAATAGCATGAAAATGATACTCACTCTCCTTACAAAAAGCTACAAACATCACCATGTAATACTTTTCTATGAACTAGTAAATTCTTTGTAGGAAGGATATCATTATATACCTGCCAaacaaagtttttattttatttgaaacatGCAATTTCCAAGTTTCTTCTAGGGCTTTCTGCAATCTCGTATGTTTGAGCATTCGCCACTGCTTTAAGTACACAAACTCACTACTACTCTTCTATATGCACTGTTAAGAGAGAATTCATCAACTTTGTTACCACCATCACCATCAATCACAACATGACCAACTTTTATTCACTGCATCCTCACATTCCACTGACCTTGCCCACATGGCTTCAAATCTAAAGATTTTTGGCTTTGTTCTTCCTTCATTTCTCCACCCATTCAAATCAAAGAGTTATTAGCATATAATCAGAATGAAAGAAAGGATAGTGTCTAACATATGCATTTGGAAAGAGTAAAGTCCATTCTACAGTAGCCATATAACGATCAAGTCTTTCTAAGATGGTATGAGGCTCCTCTCGTTAGTTACACCAAGTAAATGGGAAACCAGAGAATCCAAGATCTATAAAATGACAGTAACCAATACCGTCCCTAAAATCATTTATCAAATTATCATGTTTGTCCCTTCCACCAGATTTCTCATTATGCAAGacaatttcattgaaatcaccaaaaataaatagCATCTCTTAAACTCTTTAATAAACTCCAAACACAAATAGGTTTATAAGCCTCCACTTCTTTTGCTTCATAGCCACTTCATCCCATAAAATTCACATTTGAGTTTCACCCATTCTATCCGGTTCATATTCATCTTTGTTTCCATGATGAATAAGATGTCAGGAGTTTCTATTTGGATCAAAGTTCTGAGAGCATGAGCTGCCCGTGGGTTCCCAAGCTCACGAGAAGGGTGTTCCAACTTATAAGCCTTGTGGCTGTTGATGGGGCTGGTCGCTAGCCTCTTCTGCTGATGTATTGAGTATATTCTCAACTTCATAATCGATATAATTGTTTGTGCAGAGATTTTGATTTGAAGGCCCACAAAGAACCTTGGCCCATTTTCTTAATAGGCCATTCTTTAGTCAGGTGAGATCCAACCTTCACTAAAAAGTTCCACCATGAAAACAGTTGTTTATATAAACATGCACTTAAAATGCTTTTAAAGTTattggtggttttttttttttttttttttaaatgtggcATTATCtttagaacatttttttttttttaacaaaagctTCAATTTGATGTTTTTCTAAAAAGTGAATTTCCAGCTTTTTATAAATTCAccaaaaatacaactttttttttttttttctttgaaagagCTATTAGGctattaaaatcactttttcCTCTAAACTCAAACATGAAATTAAGTCATCCAAGTTTTTAGCGTAGTTATATATGTAAGCAAACAATAACTTGGtcatctaaattttttatgCTAATTTCTATCGCTAGCCAAACGGTAAAATTTTCACCACATTTAATCACAATTTCTAGAGTTTTCTATATTTGATTTCAAAATTGCTGGATATAATAAGCATGAAACTAATTTTATACTTTGCGTTTGAGAATGAAGTTAATTTAGGTTGCTGGACagagttataaatttttatgtatatgttgttggaaattatga encodes:
- the LOC121238869 gene encoding uncharacterized protein LOC121238869 → MLMASSLSSTTRIPCCCSISRGTTPSTSVPLIRLSIQTRIPACTVTVKCESKETPGEIGLPAAKSSKLEIGSPVIVIESPTMIKTAASVPCLRVNSGLVKPGDVGRIVSRKPKDVWAVRLAIGTYLIDGKYFKPLELDDQ